In the genome of Artemia franciscana chromosome 20, ASM3288406v1, whole genome shotgun sequence, the window TAGTAGCTAAGTGTACCAATGAATTCTTTTGATTATCTTGCGCATTAAGCATAAATATTATTGGATTATCTACTGGATAGCCTTTTGTGTATGGGCCAAAGTCTCTCATTTCCAACTCTTCAGAACATGATAATAACCGATTAGTtgaaattttactattaaaaagttGGTCTAATGTTTTCAGTAACCAAtcaattttctttcctttttcattcAATGAATCTGGATGTCTTGATGTTAAGAGATCAAGCGGTGAACTTCCTCTGAAGTCAATTACATTATACATAGCACCATGTTGCAACAGGAGCTCTACAATTTCGATTTGTTGTAACTCGGCAGCCCAATGTAAAGGTGTTCTTCCATTTCTATCTGTAAGATTGACATCTCCACCCTTACGTATAACAAATTTCCTCCTATCTGTATCCTTGAAATCTAAACGAGGTGACCTTTCTAAATAAATACTTAAATTAAATCCATCGGGATTTTTCAAGAATTGAGCTTGATTCCTGAATGATTTAGGAATATTTGCATTGCAATGTACTATCATGTATTTTATAGTATCTTCTACTTGACGTGTTATAATATCCCTTGAATGTTCAATTTCATCATTTATAGTCAACAAAGCATAAAATAAAGGTGTCTTACCTGAATTACTTTCCATATTAACATCAGCTCCATGgctaatcaaatattttattatattcaatCTACGTTTTTTAAATATCGCCATGAATAAAGGTGATTCATCCCACTTATTTCTAGCGTTAACATTTTCTCCTCTGTCAAttaaatacttaataatttttagGCTAGCTCCAGAATCAATTGCAAAATGTAATGCAGTATTGCCATCTTCATGTAATGCAGTAGTCTCTGTATAGCTATCATAAATATACTGTatgatattaaaattattgaaatgacaTGCCATATATAAATGGTTGTTAAGATTATCTTTGTCTTCACtttcaaaatgttgaaaagtttttatatGACCATCTCTTGCAGCAGCCGCTAGAATTTTTGTGTAATGACATGCTCTTTCTTTCACAACGCCAACCCGAAAATTGGTCTTTATACCTCCGTTATCGACTAAATATTTTGTAATCTTCAGTCTATCATCATCGCTTAGTTCTCCATTTAGGTTCACACGATCTAAGGGTGTTTGTCTGTTATCCGCTTGATTgagcaaatattttttcttctttggattCTCTATGGCATTTAGGATAGCTTTAATCACTTCAAGGCGCCCATtccgaaaaaaataagaaagtagCCTTGGTAGTTGATAATGTAAACTGAGTTCAGCGGTTGGACTTGGGTCTTGTAATAACAATTTTTCTTCTATCGATCTTAGCTTGTGATCCTGGGCAGCATAGGCTCCACGAACTTGTTCAATAACATATGACACTAATGgttttacgctgaagtttgtaCTATCCGCACCTTTTAGTAATAAATCACAAGCAATTTCTAGTCCATTGTTTTCGATAGCATAATAGAGAGCAGTTTTACCATGAATAtcctttttatttacaaaatgaacTAATTTTGACGAtttatattcctcttttttgaAGGTTCCATGCTCTAGAATATGCTCTTCTAAGATATCATTATGATAGGTTAATAAATACCCCACAATATTGCTTTGATTATATTGAACAGCATAATGTAAAGGTGTTTTCCCTTCCTTGTCAGGCTGCGGCCACTCACCATGGCTTGAAGTTAATAAAGCTTCAACAACGTTTAAAAAACCATCTTGAGTAGCAAAATTTATTAGTGGTTTTCCATTCAGCAAAGCAagaatttctcttctttttgtaatttctatttgcttAATTATGCTGTTAATAAAAATACGAGATTTATAAGGTAATATTTTGTTAATGATATCCTGTATCCCGCTAATATCATCGATCATCTTTTCAGCGAAAGCAAAAGAGGCAAAATATTCAGCAAAAGTAGCATGGGTAAAATGAGGTTTGTCACCTATAATTTGATCGATAATACCTTGGTTTTCACCTCCACTTCTAATATCTTTGATCCAACCATTAATCTCCTTTTGATTTGTAGAAgacacttttttaaaatcttcgtTATCCAACAATATGTATAGTGCtagttcttgtttttgttttttaaacttttggtacTCTTGTTCAAGTAATCTTTTATTCCCTGGTTTTGTGAAATCTATTTCTTGTCTCTTTTCAAAGTGTATGTCGTAGAATATCGTTTCTACGAAGCGTTCATATAAATCTGCAATTTTAAGTTGACTTGGTAGGGCTGGTTTTTTATTCAGAATGTTAGTagcatttaaaaattctttacaTCCTTGCCATTGTTTAGTTTGATTTCTCTCTTTATTCTCATAAAAAACGTTTGCTACCATCCAAGTGTGCAACGGAATGCTGATAAATTCTGTTTCTTTACTGCTAGTTGATGctgaaaattttgtaattaactCATGTCCATAAATTTCAAGATGATGATCATCAACCTTAGAAACTTGTTCttgtttgagtttttgtttccaaaatctaactaaaaaatctaattgATCTGAATGCTCAGAAAATGGCTTTAGATCATAGGCGAGAACACTAAACGCACTTTCTAAATCCGTTTTCATATTTGGCCTAGTAGTTACCAGCAATCTTTCCAGCTTAGTCTTTTTCAACTCAGCAAGCAAATTAATTACTATATCTTTATAGTCTGGGGCAATTTCATCGAAACCGTCAATTAGGATTACTACCTGCACTCCATCAACAGAGCCAAAACGAAGATTATTCTCTAATAATTTCTTCTCTAGACCATCATCAAGCTTTTATAGTCTGTTGAGCAAAAAATCCATTGCTTGATCCCCATTAAACTGGGTACTTTTAACCTGATTATTTAGTATATTCAACTGATCAGTATGCTTGATTAAATCAATTCTTATCATCCAATTACTGggatatttatcttttattttctctGATAGGCTAGTTAGAACTGTCGTCTTCCCCATCCCTGCTGTATCGGAAATGATTATTACTTTTTGTTCTTTAATGTGATCTAAAAATTCTGACTCTGAATAATGATCAATGCAACTTTCTCCAGACTTGACATATTTACGTAATTGAGATACAGAGCCTTGTGATTTTTGCCAAATTAATTTTCCAGGCTTACTCTTTAGCCAATGGATGTTAGCATTAGGTTTTGTTTCACAAAACAGATCAAAACTTTCCTTTGTATAAACTAGCTTATCCTGAATTGATGTGTCATTTTctatttctgcatttatttcTACTTGATGGAATCTACGATCTATATAATAATTCTTAGTTTCACCTAAATCTTTTAGTTGAGAACCTACATTTATATCTTTACCTCGAACAAGATCAGCTAATACATTTATATCTATAATATCTCGTGGAAATGGATATAACCACTGATTTAAACTTGTTCTTTCTCCTTTGCCTTGAAGAAGTATTAGCTTTTTCTCAAAAGGGTCTTCACATGGTTTAAAATCCTGCATATCAATTTCATTATTTAGTTCATAATGCTTTAGTGCATTTGTATATCGAAAATGATCACTTAAAGCATTAATTCTGTCTTTTTGATTAActaaaataatctttttcttaGAACCTTTTTGGGTTATGCTTGACAATAAGGaattatataaatcaaataGACTTTCTTGACTATAAGACCGATCATCACATTCTATTATCAATAAGTTTGTGACTGAGCCATTGAATTTGTTTACTACAGCTTCTTTATGTTTATCGGTTCGTAATACTTCTTCTAGGGCTAAGGAAATTCTATTATCTTTCTCTAAACTATAGTCGTTTCTGATTTGAAGGTACTGCAAAAGCTTTATACTGCTGAATAGGGGTTCTGAAGTTTGAAGAAACAATACTTGTCCATTATCATCATCTAGAAATTGATCTAGTTCAGTTAATATATTTGAGCTTTCAAAAGAACCATGCGAAAGAACTTGTTTGTTATACATTATAGTCATGCTAGCTACTATTAAGGACGTTTCAATGTTGTGTTCCAATTCTTTGAAGTAACTTACGGCTATTTCCCCATCAATCCATCCAGAAGGACGACCCCCTTTTTTAAGTAGTCCTTTTTCTAGGTTTTGTCGATATTGTTTAAATGAATTGCCAAGTATTTCATTAAAAGGAGtacctttaaatatttcttgctGATTTAGACCACTAAGCTCCAACTCTAATAAATTTGCCTTAGGCTgattaattacaaaaactaactgatttaaaaagttttttatttcctcTTCTAGTTCTAGTTTTGTTAAACGATGTTggtctttattttgattttcaaaatcagAAATTGTTTGCAATAGCCTCGTTTTTAATTCATCACTTATTGCATCTAGCtgtttatagtttttattgttatttttttgaggTCCTTCTGGTGACAagtcaaaaatttctaaaatacctAAAGGTGTTTCCTTTTTGAATGTGAAGTTTGCTTTTTCTAACTGTTCCTTGTCGAAATTAGCACTAGTAAACAAGACTATATATTATACCTCAgttccttcaaaatattttttcttattagtttctTCATTTTCCCTTTTCATTCCCTTCGTTTGAGGCCTTAGGCTTTGTTCGAGGCTACTCTTTTCGTCagtaaatattctaatatccTGTTTAAGGTCGAGGTaagaaaagaagtatttttgtaaACTAAACTCACCCTTAGGGTCAATTAAatcaatattattaatatttttcgttCCTCCTTTATGTTTAACCTGAATTGGAATAATATATCTCTGGTCATTTTCCTTATAGCTAAAAACTACGTcatcaaatttttgattgtttgtaTCCCTTGTTTTGATTTCTCTACCAATTTTAAATTCACTATTCCGAAACTTTGTTCGTCCTGCTCTTGCTACCATGCAGAATACCATATCTTCATATTTGTCTGCCATTTCACCTCTTATAGTTTGAGCAGATTTTTGTGCAAAATCACTACGATCTTTTAGTATCTTTTTAATGTCTTCATAAATATTCCTGTtacacaattttttgtttttcatttttttttctaaaagatcAAAAGCAGTTTCACCTTTGTCGTTTTTGATGTCAGTCCGTAGGTCAGGATAACCTAGAAGATATTCAACAACGCTTTTATAGCCGTTTAAAGTAGCTATATGCAATGCAGTATTTTTGTTGTCACTATTAATTACACTTTGTGCATTGATGTCTGCCCCTTGTTCAATtgtttttatcacttttttcaGTCTATTATCTTCAGAATCTCGGTACTTTGGTGATAAAACCTCAAATAACTCTTTGTTTTTATCGGAAAGTTGTTTGACATCGTGTCTGAAATCTAAACTTTGATTTTGTATCTGGAATTCTTTCTGAGTTGATAAggatgaaatatttttactacTGTTTCCTGCAGCATATGGATCAGAGCTTACATTGGGAGCAGTCTTACGTTTTTTCACCCTGCCATTTGAATGGCTCCAAGGTCTCTGCAAAAAATAGTGAATTCTTAAAAgattttgatttacaaaaagCATTACATTGATGCAACACAGCGCTAATCATTACTACAAAAAggacaaatattttgaaaaagtaagtATAGTAAAATACAGTTGTTTCTGTATCTGGATTGCCATATTAATTTCCTCATCTGGAACACACAAGCATAAACTTACTCCAAAATCAATTAATAAGCCTCTAGAATATTGGTCAAATCAAAAATCTTACAAAGAAtaaaggtccttctaaatgccTCAAACATAATTTAGATCTGGTATTCATagtaacaaaaattcaaaagaaaatcattgttttatttttatcactataatttcttttccaataaaattttgaaaacttagagatgacaaattggaaaaaaacaagaataattttttataaaatttaagaaagtataaaaatagtaaaattgtaattaaatatgACATTATCTTGTCTGTCTCACTGACAAATCATTGGTCAAAACTCTTAGAGCCTTATTTGGTAAGACAAGCAGCAGTTTTATCCCTCTGACTGGATTGACCGTGAtttaagaacgtttttttttttgcttaaaaaatatgttttttattatttttgtaaatggtTAAGTACATTATTCTGaacaataatttataaatttcttttaattagcaTTATATTTGACCTCAACgactttttttggtaaattataaatatttatttgaaaataaaaatttattttaaaattgtgtGATCTActgtatttaaaattttcagacatTGACCAAAACTAGCatattttatctaaaaatattAGATTCTTCCATCCTACTTTATAATTCCTACCAGTATTCTTTAACACAAATGAAATGtttataattcagaaaaattcaaCGCAGGATGCGTTGAATTAAACCCATAGCTATTGCATTCGTAAATCTTGGGGATACGCTGAAAGAGGgctatatttggaaaaataaatacgttGTCACAGGGTTAAAAAATAGAGACGTTATCATCAAAGACACAAAGTAATAAATATGGATcaataagagaaaaatacaacattctaaTTACCTTTTTAGAATTCCATTTACGTAGGGTTCCGAGATAACACTTTGGTTTCCTCAAAAAGTGCTTCCTAAGAACTCCAACATAATGCTTTGATTTCCTTGGATACTTCTTTGACATCGTATCTAGTTTCTACCCTCGGTTCTTGTATCTGACATTTTTGCTATGTTCGGATTATTGTGTCCTGTATTAATTCGAGTCAATCTTCAAGAGGAAGCAATATTACGTTTGTCAAGCATCCCATTTGGGCATTACCAaagtatctttaaaaaaaataattagttatGAAAATGTTTTAATGTACAAAGAGTACTAGCCTGTATAATGGTGCAAGGCATCACAAATCATTGGCTAGAAGAAGTCAAGTAGAAAGACAACGGTCAATTCGTGGAAAATAGATAGAGGGTGCACTGACACAttgatttttattctcatattaaataaataaataatagtttgttttaaactgcaaataaggagtgacattaacactaaaaacgagcagaaattattccacatataAAAGGGATTTTCCCCATcaaaacgccccgctctttacgctaaagtttgactctttgtcacaactctgcttaaaaaaaaaactttagcgtaaagaccgaggcattgcggaggggtcaaaccctttcatatacagaataatttctgttcgttttaagttttaatgttgctccttatttgcagctaaaaaaaatacttttttcaaatttaatttcggaacatttttaaattaataaatgtttcgattttggctcactgaacatgaatagttaaaacaaaatttgcatattaattttattttgctaaatgtctttctcatagttttgataggtTGATTTGATAACAAAAATGGGTTGGGGAggaggtttagttgccctccaaattttggttacttgaaaatgcaactagattttttttacgaacggttttgtcagtaataaatatacctaccttacaaattaatttacgtaacgaacttctatatttgtgtatttttataaagaatatgaggaggtttgctccctcgtcaatacctcactctttacactatagcttaaattttatcccaaatctctAAGAATGACGCTTGAATCacaaggccgtagaataaatagtttaaattactaaaaatacttcagcgtaaagagcaatatatTGTGGCTGagacgaatcccctcatatatgtaatattttgtgtctgttttaggttctaatgctactcattacttccaggtgatattttttttatctattttgtcattgttttttttttttttttttgccagaaatcctgcgcccccttcatggaaattctcttctcccataataaattcctccaaggaaagatcctcccgtgTAATCCCCTTTCtccaaccattactatatgtaaacaatggtcaaagtttttacttccaggtgaaatttttttttatctattttgtcattgtttttttttaaattttgctagaaaatcctgcgccttcttcatagaaattctcttcccccatgataaattcctccaaggaaagatccgcCCGTGCAATCCCCTTTCTccaatcattactatatgtaaacaatggtcaaagtttttaacttgcagcccctcccccggggactggaGGGGAGGGTAAGttgtcccaaaagacatagttattaggttttggaCTAAGTTGATTAGAATGgttgtctcagaattttgatccggtgactttggggggagaaatgtacgtgggagggggcctaggtgccctccaatttttctagtcacataaaaggggcactaaaacttttaatttctgttagaatgagccctctcacaacattctaggatcacgaTCACCTAGGTTgcctaggtcgatacgatcacctctggagaaaaaaaataataaaaaaataaacccgcatctgtgatctgtcctctggcaaaaaatacaaaattccacatttttgtatataggagcttgaaactactacagtagggttttctgacacgctgaatctggtgatgtgatattcgttaagattctatgaattttatgggatattttcccctattttctaaaataaggcaaattttctcaggctcatacttttgattattttgatgtaactcttggtatgaaaatccgttttttagagtttcgatactattgagccgggtcgctccttacttacagttcgttaccacgaactgtttgatatgggaaaataaaatgtataggCTGCGCAATAACTCATGGTCTTGTTTCTGGGGCAAGTTGAATTTTTATAGTTGcttttataaaaagaattagAACTAGTTTAGTTTTCTACTTTTGATAAAAAGCTCATATGAGCTCGtatggttatttttttatttttatttttttgtatagttATAAAGGCACGTTTAATGTTTGGCTCATGAAAATTTGTTTCGAGAAAtggaaaaagaatgaaaaaagttAAAGGTGGCATATGCCTGCCCTAAGTATTTAATAGTATGGTTTTTCTTCAAGAGATCGCCAAGCCCAAGTGACAAACTCATAGTTGAACCCAGCACTTTTCTAAAAGCCCTGGGTGTTGTACACTTCAGTTACACGTAATTTCGGATagattttgactttttaagGTCCAATTTATTATGCTAAACTTTCAATATACgttgtttattgaaatattattcatattttttttattaaagcaaTTTGGTAGCGGGTTTGTTAATTATAATTCATAAATAGTTTTGATATCAGCGGGCCAAATAaagtcaaaactaaaatcacAGGCAGCGCATTAGTGCTGCCAAAGTATAGATAGAAGATAAGTCAAAGTATAATCGCAGATTGCGTAACAATGGCTGCAATTTTGATGGACGTTTTGCTTAAAATCTGCTTTTCATGGCCGGCTAGTTTATCACTTTGCTTATTTACGTTTTTGCTCAAGTAACACTCAGAACACCGATATCGAACATCTACGACAAAAAGCAATAGAACGTCGATCTTTGATTAGAAGGACTACGAAATTTCACCTTAGAATCAGCCTAGatataatttagaaaataaaatggacaGGCATAAGCTAGAAGTCTTGAACTTTGATAATGGCTACTGTCAAGTAAAAGGTGAACGTTTGAAGATACTATTCATCATTAAAAGTATTCGGTACAAGACAAAAAGAGGATTAGCCCTTGACTTGTACGGAGAGTTAATGGTAGCTAGCTGATTTGCTtacatgttaattttaaatttgcctGTTGTATAAAATGACTCAAGTTTCTGCTCATAAAGGAAAATAGGACCTAACATAATTAGCCTAATAAAAGTTTGAGTTTACAAATATATTGACTTTGCaatcaattaaattttcaagcattagctgaaattttccttattataaatatattcatCAGCTTTCGGGCTTCAGTTTCTGAGCTAACATAAATTAAACTTGATTCTATCACTGTTTAGAATATTACTCCTGGCCTTCAGTTGAATTATTAAGGTAAAAATTGAGACTGGGCTGGTTGGAATACTAGACGATGCCCTTTTTAGAACTATGAGATTAGTTGTGCTTGCTGAATAAACCTATCTCCTTGAACTCTGAGAAAAGCTATTGAGGTTTTTTCTTATGAATAATACCTCTTTtggaatttcttttgaaaaaaaaacaattttttaacctCCCCTTTGACTGCAATTTAAAAAACCCTCGTTACTTTATCCGTCCATGCTTATTTCCTGTTTTTACTGAAGAACGCTGAACAGCCTCATAAGCGTCTACCATGCAGTAAAACTTGAACTGCAACGCTGTCAGCTCAACTGCTTGACTGAAGGTTGATCAGAAACGCAGCTATaatgtttgtaatttttccccACATTTAAATACCcaccttatttttaatttggaaatgtTCTAAAAATAAGGTTATAATTGTTAACTTACTCGTTCGGCAAAATTGTAAAAGGAATATCTAGAGAAATCTTAACAATTCTTGGTATCATAGTGACAGaaaccttaaattaattaaaaattaccaaAGCTGccaattgaaaaggaaaaattgacTCATAGAGTTTAAAAATTACCTTACCCTTTATAATTTTGTATACAAAAACgaattctatataaaaaaaaaatacacaaaagatTTCTTGGGTAAATCAGGGTAGGTGGTTATACATTTTTTGGACAGGTATTACACTGAATGTTGTTTTGTGTCTAAAATTCCCTGAGCGGAGCTCGGTCTGTTAGTGCTGCAagatatctataaaaaaaaaaaaaaaaaaaaaaaaaaaaaaaaaaaaaaaaaaaaaaaaaaaaaaaaaaaaaatgggttgaAACCCATCACACgtgcaaaaaaaatatctaaattgtgagaaaaatatacatattttggtTAAATTAACTTTATACTTCTTGCAGCAGACATTTCATACGTatgctgatgcagagataaatgtTGCACAGATTGTACTGGCGTTGCGTGAAAAGCGACTATTAACAGTAATAATATTCAGTGCATTTATGTCAATTCTCTCTTTGGAGccggttaaaagaaatatttgaaaagtaaGAACAG includes:
- the LOC136040011 gene encoding uncharacterized protein LOC136040011; the encoded protein is IVLFTSANFDKEQLEKANFTFKKETPLGILEIFDLSPEGPQKNNNKNYKQLDAISDELKTRLLQTISDFENQNKDQHRLTKLELEEEIKNFLNQLVFVINQPKANLLELELSGLNQQEIFKGTPFNEILGNSFKQYRQNLEKGLLKKGGRPSGWIDGEIAVSYFKELEHNIETSLIVASMTIMYNKQVLSHGSFESSNILTELDQFLDDDNGQVLFLQTSEPLFSSIKLLQYLQIRNDYSLEKDNRISLALEEVLRTDKHKEAVVNKFNGSVTNLLIIECDDRSYSQESLFDLYNSLLSSITQKGSKKKIILVNQKDRINALSDHFRYTNALKHYELNNEIDMQDFKPCEDPFEKKLILLQGKGERTSLNQWLYPFPRDIIDINVLADLVRGKDINVGSQLKDLGETKNYYIDRRFHQVEINAEIENDTSIQDKLVYTKESFDLFCETKPNANIHWLKSKPGKLIWQKSQGSVSQLRKYVKSGESCIDHYSESEFLDHIKEQKVIIISDTAGMGKTTVLTSLSEKIKDKYPSNWMIRIDLIKHTDQLNILNNQVKSTQFNGDQLDDGLEKKLLENNLRFGSVDGVQVVILIDGFDEIAPDYKDIVINLLAELKKTKLERLLVTTRPNMKTDLESAFSVLAYDLKPFSEHSDQLDFLVRFWKQKLKQEQVSKVDDHHLEIYGHELITKFSASTSSKETEFISIPLHTWMVANVFYENKERNQTKQWQGCKEFLNATNILNKKPALPSQLKIADLYERFVETIFYDIHFEKRQEIDFTKPGNKRLLEQEYQKFKKQKQELALYILLDNEDFKKVSSTNQKEINGWIKDIRSGGENQGIIDQIIGDKPHFTHATFAEYFASFAFAEKMIDDISGIQDIINKILPYKSRIFINSIIKQIEITKRREILALLNGKPLINFATQDGFLNVVEALLTSSHGEWPQPDKEGKTPLHYAVQYNQSNIVGYLLTYHNDILEEHILEHGTFKKEEYKSSKLVHFVNKKDIHGKTALYYAIENNGLEIACDLLLKGADSTNFSVKPLVSYVIEQVRGAYAAQDHKLRSIEEKLLLQDPSPTAELSLHYQLPRLLSYFFRNGRLEVIKAILNAIENPKKKKYLLNQADNRQTPLDRVNLNGELSDDDRLKITKYLVDNGGIKTNFRVGVVKERACHYTKILAAAARDGHIKTFQHFESEDKDNLNNHLYMACHFNNFNIIQYIYDSYTETTALHEDGNTALHFAIDSGASLKIIKYLIDRGENVNARNKWDESPLFMAIFKKRRLNIIKYLISHGADVNMESNSGKTPLFYALLTINDEIEHSRDIITRQVEDTIKYMIVHCNANIPKSFRNQAQFLKNPDGFNLSIYLERSPRLDFKDTDRRKFVIRKGGDVNLTDRNGRTPLHWAAELQQIEIVELLLQHGAMYNVIDFRGSSPLDLLTSRHPDSLNEKGKKIDWLLKTLDQLFNSKISTNRLLSCSEELEMRDFGPYTKGYPVDNPIIFMLNAQDNQKNSLVHLATNRNDKQALTLLLKANHDYLAEKQFDLFFKDYQPIFINAANNEGNMPIHIAARKGNTDIVHLLLENGAIFNAKNEEGCTPKELSNDHNVDQLLKSVNMFLNVNDGKSKQIMQEYINKQGASVYVNARDSNHKTALHHAVASSRIDIIKLLLQNNADPNALDVNHYTPLHFAVENNNMEAVELLLKHGAYFNIKNKQGKSPFEHIENKTFDSVSDSCSNLLGSINELFIGIESDDPESTINYFKIRCLQQTYRINIETIINVRDDLGNTLLHYAADYAYRVIVKLLLQHGAIFNRKNKFEYPPINFASRDIYDLRNSINEIFDHTNCMYSTQVDMKIITNARNNEGMTILHAAVKEANLNAMIALLKAGASTDAEDIHDNRPLDYAQQGHIKIS
- the LOC136039838 gene encoding uncharacterized protein LOC136039838 — translated: MSKKYPRKSKHYVGVLRKHFLRKPKCYLGTLRKWNSKKRPWSHSNGRVKKRKTAPNVSSDPYAAGNSSKNISSLSTQKEFQIQNQSLDFRHDVKQLSDKNKELFEVLSPKYRDSEDNRLKKVIKTIEQGADINAQSVINSDNKNTALHIATLNGYKSVVEYLLGYPDLRTDIKNDKGETAFDLLEKKMKNKKLCNRNIYEDIKKILKDRSDFAQKSAQTIRGEMADKYEDMVFCMVARAGRTKFRNSEFKIGREIKTRDTNNQKFDDVVFSYKENDQRYIIPIQVKHKGGTKNINNIDLIDPKGEFSLQKYFFSYLDLKQDIRIFTDEKSSLEQSLRPQTKGMKRENEETNKKKYFEGTEV